In Podospora pseudopauciseta strain CBS 411.78 chromosome 2 map unlocalized CBS411.78m_2, whole genome shotgun sequence, the genomic stretch GAAGATGCGATTCCAGTCGCCCGATCCCGCGATACATCGGTCAACTCGATGGACAATACCTCCCCAGTCCGCCCATCTACTAGAAGGCAACGAGAGATTTCGCCGGCACCCCCTTCGAATTCCAGTTATAATCACCGAGCACCCTCTCCCGCTCcaactcaccaccaaaatTATGGGTCAAGAAGCCCTTCACCTATGCCGGAATATCACCATGGTGGTTCTAGGGCACCATCTCCcgcccctcctcaacaccacaactACATCTCCAGATCTCCgtcaccggcaccaccgcaGGATGTGGGATACAACCCGCGCGCTATTTCACCCGCGCCACCACATCATGGTAACTATGACATGAGGGCCGCTTCGCCAGCTCCCCCACACCAGGGGGGTTATGATATGAGGGAGGCATCACCAGCGCCGCCGCATCACGGTGGCTATGATATGCGGGCAGCttccccagcaccaccgcaacACAATGCCTATGGCATGAGGGCAGCatcgccagctcctccccaacatGGTGGCTACGGCATGAGAGCAGCGTCTCCAGCACCTCCGCAACATCATGCCTACGATTCAAGGGCGCCATCTCCTGCGCCCCCACAAGATGATGGATTTGACCCCAgagcaccatcacccactCCTTCATACATCCCTTACAGGCCTCCCGAGGCGAGACAACAGAGCTCTTTCCACCAGAGTGTGGATTCGACAATGCCATCCGGGCCACCTCtctcccaccgccaccatgtACATCATATGAGCTTAGAGAGGCACAACtctccagcacctcctcaGCGTGGGAGACAGCACACGTACCATCTAAGTCTCGACCGAAACATTGATAGGTCAGattcgcctcctccaccaccaccgcctccccaccGAACCAAGGTCACGCGGCAGGAGTCTCAGTTCTCTCAGGATGAAGGTTACTTTACGGGCATTTCCAGGGAGCAGTCAGCACTATCGAGAGGAAATTCCAATGCTTCATATGGACAGGGCAACGTTTCACGACATCACTCTAACGCGTCCTAcgaaccaccacaacaatcAGGTTTTCACACGCCGAGGACGCTTACAACCCCTTGCCCGCCCTCTCCTGGTATCGATGGCCTTACACCATCACCGCTTAGAGAAGCGATGGATGATGTGATGGAGCAGTTGGATGCTCTCGGTGCTGGTTCCACTGTCAGTGCCGGCCGTGAGCCATCTCCAGAACCGCCTGTGTTGGACCCTTGGTCCCCTGCTTCGTTTGATATGGTGCATGCGCGTTCAAGAAAGGAGCGGAAGCGGACCTCGCAGCTACGGCCCAATACATCAATGGGAATACCAGCTCATATTGACGAGGGGTATGAAACAAACAGCGGTACGGCCGACTCGTCTGTGGAACCAACGCCACTCGAAAGCTCTCAAGAACCACATCTCCCGCAGCTCAGCAACTATGTCGAGCGCATGGAATCTAGACTCAGAACTATGCATCAGCATAATGCTAGCGTTACTGAAGAGGACGAagcccctccaccgccacctaAGAGCAGCGTGTATGACAGGCCAAAGTCTTCCATGGGTATGGATGCCCCACCGGAGCAAAAGTTGAGGCACAAGAAGTCGGGCTATGAAGGCGTGGGCCGGAATATCCTCAACAGGACCTttaccaccaaaaccaattCAACAAATAGCTCATCGAACACGCAGAGTACCGATCGGAGCTTGATGAGCGGTGTGTCAGCTGGAGGAATCAGCGCAACGAGCGCCGGCAGCCTTGCACGCAAGAATCGGAGTAGGGCCCACAGCGCGCTTGGTTTGCGGGAGCTTCTAAACGACGCTGATAGCGGTCGGCCTGAGACGCCCTTTTCAGGAGTGACTTATCACAGTAGCCACGCGTCTGACCACCAGAATCAGCAACAGCGCTCCAAGTCACAGTTGGGCTTCACCGAGGATCCCATGCCTGCGCTTCCCGGTCTTGGAGGTCTGGTAACACCCAAGCCGAAGAAGCAGAATTTCATCAAGCGCATTCTGGAGTCTGCCAAGACGGGAGTGGCCAGCACGCGAGGAAGCATCGCCGCTGCTGGAGCTAGCACCTCCAACCTTTCATCCTCGAATCGCTCTACACCTGCCCTAACGTCAATGTCTTCTGCCGCGTTGCTCCCTAGCAAGATGCCACCCCCCAGGGACATGGGCATGGGTGGCGGCGTTGATTGGGTGCAGGTTCGTCGTGATATTAACCGGTCGAATTCGCTGAGCTTCAACGAAAAGgtggagagaaaagaaagatgTCAGATGTTGGATTATCCAGCGCTTGATCCAGTCGACGAGCTGTACAGCAGTATCGACGGTGATGAGGGGGCTGATGGGATGCCGGTTGCTGAGCCGACCAACTATCATGCCATTAACTTGAGCCAGGTGGACAAGAACTCGCGGTTCCTGACGAATCTTGCGCCGACGACCACGGCCATCACCTTGGCGACAACATTCGTCTGCCGTCCCTATCGGAGTGATGTCCAGAGACTGCGAGCCATCTTTACTTGGGTTGCTGAGCATATCTGCTGGGAAGAGGATtttgagggcgaggttgataCTAGACAGGTCATTCAGTCCCGACGTGGGTGTGCCGAGGAGTATGCCGTGCTGGTGTTGGAAATGTGCGCCGCCGTCGGCCTTGGCTGCGAGGTTGTTCGCGGCTACCTCAAAACTCCGGGAGAGATTCCAGAAGTCAACATCATGCCCAGATCTAACCACTGGTGGAACGCTGTCCTGGTCGATAATGAGTGGCGCTTCATGGACTGCTGCCTTGCCAGTCCATCGAACCCTAAGCGTGCCTTGTACTCGAGCCACAGCTCATCATCCGCCGACCCTTGGTGGTTCCTCGTCCGCCCATCCGAGCTTTGCTGGACGCACATCCCAGAGCACCACACCCAGCAGCACCTGTGCCCACCCGTGGCCCACGAGACgctcctcaatctccccTGCGCTTGCCCGCCTTTCTTCAAGAACGACCTGCAAATGGTGGACTACAACACCTCCCTTGTCCGCATCGAAGATCTCGAGATGGTCCATGTTAAGTTTAATGTGCCTCCTGATGTCGAAGTCGccgccgaggttgaggtccGGGCTTACTCCCGAGATATGGACGGCGACCTTTTTGAGTCTGGCGATGTCGTAAAGAAGCGAGCTCTCGCCCAGGCCGACTGGCATGGCGGCGTGAAGCGGTACACGGTCAAGGCTCTCCTCCCCGGCGACGAAGGAACCGGTGTCCTGAAAATCTATGCCGGCAAGCGTGGGTTGATGCACAGCATCAAGGACATTCCCCATCCCTTGGCTTTTGCCCTGCCAGTCATCCACACGGGCGAAAACCCACCCTACGAATTCGTCACCcgccaccccaccccccacgcGCAAAGACATGACATTTACGTTGTCCAACCCCAGTGTCAGCGGTTAGCACTGAACAACACGTTTGTCTTTGCCATCCGTCAACATCCCAGCTCGGCAGCCATCACGCCCGTGTCCCCTGCCGAGGAAAACAGAAGGGGAGGCGCGAGCCCGATACCGTTTATGCGGCCTGGTAGTGCCATGAGCATGACTAGTAGTGCGGCTGGGTCCATGCCGTCGACGACTACATCCAACAGCAGCGGGGGCAGTAGCAAGCCGGCGAAACTGGCGATTCAAACCCCAGGAGGAAAAAtcttgaggttgatgagaaaggaggagaggagaggggtgggaaTCGCGGGCAAGATCATGTCGCCCAGCTCGTCGGGGTTGCACAgcgaggaaggggtggatgcgggggatggggggttgtgggagaCGATTATCAAGTGTAGCGAGCGGGGCGtctggagggggttggtgcttGCTGATCGGACGGCTAGGTGGTGTGTTTTCGCGGAGTGGGTTTGCGAGGGTTAagcctttctttcttctgtCCACCTGATATATACGGCTCCCGGTTTGCGGGCCCATAATATGGGTTGTTTGATGAAGTGTGTTTGGATTTGTTGTTGGAATATACACGGGTGGAAGACGTAGGTGTTATacaaaaaagccaaagagCAGGGTTTGTTTGACTATTTTTTGTCTGGAACATATAACATATACCATGGTTgttggaaggggttgtgTGGTATAAGCAaagggtttttttttttttggtttctttttcGCTTCACACATTATATCATTATTTTTGTTTGAGAgagtgaagggggggaagccAAAGCCTGGGAAATGTGGGAATTTGCATATAGGGATGGCGTTGTATCATTAGGCgatttttaaactttttcgacttgtggttggtggctgCAGGAGAAAGAGATATGTGTGTATCTCTGGTGTGCAGATACTGTTTGTTGTAGTGTGTATGTTTGGGGAAGAGAAAATAATGGTGTTTGTATCTTGTGCTTAGTTATATACCATGAAAGTAATTGACTGATTCTGACACTCGCCCATGTTGAGAGTAGGTGTCAGATAGATGTCTAATAATTCAGCAACGAGATTTTCTCATACCAGATACAGTTTTGAACCAGGAAGATCTTCCAGCCATCAATCTGAATGGAGTATCTGGACTGGTAGACAAAAAAGGGAGTGGAAATATGAAGTTGGGACTGCTGCCAAGacttggtgatggagttTCTATGCACTCTcccaaaacatcaaaaacatacaacaccaaagaatccccagtggtcacccacctgagtactagttTGGCTGTCAGCTGTTTGACTCAggcagagcggacgggatgccgtattttcagctgcatatggtcgtatgtgcCTTTGTCGAGCAGAAAATGATATTATAGGTATCTCAGAATCCGATTACGCCCACAAAAGCCACACCCATAGACAAGAGCAAATAATGATACCCTATATATATGTACAAATAATACAGTCATCTACCATCTGTTCAACCACTTTAATCAGCTCCCCCACCTCGGCAAATAAAACCTCACATTCTCATACACCAAAAACGTCACCCACGTCGCCGGCAAAACCCTCACAACACCAGGCATAACCCCCCGATAAAACCCCCttatcccctcctccctccaaagCTGCCTCACCACGCCCTTTATGCCCCTGCCAAACCTCTCCTCTGCCTCGTAGCCCTGTAACCTGCTCCTCAGTACCTGAAGCGGGTAGGTAATcccaccagcaaccaacTTGGCAATCGTACTCAAGACAACAGTCGCCTCATTGCTCAtatccccttccttcctctccttatGCTGTGCCGAGTACATCTTCTTGAGCGGGTCATAGACAGCAAACTGCACCGCCCCGTGACTAACAGCCaacatccccacccccaaccctctaTAAAACCCCTTTATCCCCTCCGTCTGAAACAACTCGACAGCCCCGGCGAGCATGTGAGGGTAGGCACCCTTTGTCCCCGCGTCAGAGGAGACCATCCGTGTCTTGAGCACCCAGATCGGGTTGGTGATAATCTGAGTTAGCGCCCCGGCCGCCAACGAGGCAACAAAAAAATCTGGTGGTGACAGGCCCCCCACATTTtgctgggagggggaggatgacgaggatttGAGATACAAGATCCCCCTCTCAACATTATtcttgaaaaagaaaaacgacGCCCAGCTTGTGGCATTCCCGATCAAGTTGGGTGTTAAACCCCTATACAGACTCGCGAGCGGTTTCGGGTTGGAGCTGAGCGTGCGGATCAAAGAGactgttgttggtgggggggtatTAGGGCTGTGTGACGAGCGGTGGACTAATTTCACCAGTCAGTACGCCTTGTCATATAAATTTGAGACGAGGagaaataaaataaaataaaataaaaactatacTCTGCATTCGTGTCTTGACTATATCAAGCGGGTGCACAATCAGGGTGGCCATGGTGCCGGCCGACAAGCCAGCCACCGTCTCGACGAgcgcgggggaggagagcctcccgccgccgccgcggtCATCTTGTGATGGTTTCGTCATTCAAAACCTGGGGTGAAAATGTCTAGCTACATGACATCGTAAACAAACGGCTCCGTGTAAGCAAAATTAAACGGTGCGCATGTGTAGGCGCAAAAGCGAGTGTTGTTTAGCAAGAGGCGCGGCAAAAAAGCTATGACGCAAGGGTTCCTGCTGTTCGTCCCAAAAAAAAGTTTCCGGGATCCTCGGCCGAGCATGGTCGACTGAAACCGGGATTTAAGAAGCATTTTTCGGCGCCGTTTGGCCGGCGACGGTGATAGCTACGCCAAGACTTGAAATCCACGTTAACTTGACAAAga encodes the following:
- a CDS encoding uncharacterized protein (COG:D; EggNog:ENOG503NYBX; MEROPS:MER0472834), which produces MVPAPLPLPTRFPCWVRAVYSWGGESKRDLGFIEGDLIECLNAGDGSWWTGRLFRDRRAVGLFPSNFVEVLPETFRPTTRSTSPLPNGNTPSPKHTPQKSRTFRKPFEAYAKAPHYTTAKVPETFRDGYKKEDAIPVARSRDTSVNSMDNTSPVRPSTRRQREISPAPPSNSSYNHRAPSPAPTHHQNYGSRSPSPMPEYHHGGSRAPSPAPPQHHNYISRSPSPAPPQDVGYNPRAISPAPPHHGNYDMRAASPAPPHQGGYDMREASPAPPHHGGYDMRAASPAPPQHNAYGMRAASPAPPQHGGYGMRAASPAPPQHHAYDSRAPSPAPPQDDGFDPRAPSPTPSYIPYRPPEARQQSSFHQSVDSTMPSGPPLSHRHHVHHMSLERHNSPAPPQRGRQHTYHLSLDRNIDRSDSPPPPPPPPHRTKVTRQESQFSQDEGYFTGISREQSALSRGNSNASYGQGNVSRHHSNASYEPPQQSGFHTPRTLTTPCPPSPGIDGLTPSPLREAMDDVMEQLDALGAGSTVSAGREPSPEPPVLDPWSPASFDMVHARSRKERKRTSQLRPNTSMGIPAHIDEGYETNSGTADSSVEPTPLESSQEPHLPQLSNYVERMESRLRTMHQHNASVTEEDEAPPPPPKSSVYDRPKSSMGMDAPPEQKLRHKKSGYEGVGRNILNRTFTTKTNSTNSSSNTQSTDRSLMSGVSAGGISATSAGSLARKNRSRAHSALGLRELLNDADSGRPETPFSGVTYHSSHASDHQNQQQRSKSQLGFTEDPMPALPGLGGLVTPKPKKQNFIKRILESAKTGVASTRGSIAAAGASTSNLSSSNRSTPALTSMSSAALLPSKMPPPRDMGMGGGVDWVQVRRDINRSNSLSFNEKVERKERCQMLDYPALDPVDELYSSIDGDEGADGMPVAEPTNYHAINLSQVDKNSRFLTNLAPTTTAITLATTFVCRPYRSDVQRLRAIFTWVAEHICWEEDFEGEVDTRQVIQSRRGCAEEYAVLVLEMCAAVGLGCEVVRGYLKTPGEIPEVNIMPRSNHWWNAVLVDNEWRFMDCCLASPSNPKRALYSSHSSSSADPWWFLVRPSELCWTHIPEHHTQQHLCPPVAHETLLNLPCACPPFFKNDLQMVDYNTSLVRIEDLEMVHVKFNVPPDVEVAAEVEVRAYSRDMDGDLFESGDVVKKRALAQADWHGGVKRYTVKALLPGDEGTGVLKIYAGKRGLMHSIKDIPHPLAFALPVIHTGENPPYEFVTRHPTPHAQRHDIYVVQPQCQRLALNNTFVFAIRQHPSSAAITPVSPAEENRRGGASPIPFMRPGSAMSMTSSAAGSMPSTTTSNSSGGSSKPAKLAIQTPGGKILRLMRKEERRGVGIAGKIMSPSSSGLHSEEGVDAGDGGLWETIIKCSERGVWRGLVLADRTARWCVFAEWVCEG
- the FLX1 gene encoding mitochondrial FAD carrier protein flx1 (COG:C; EggNog:ENOG503NY0J), translated to MTKPSQDDRGGGGRLSSPALVETVAGLSAGTMATLIVHPLDIVKTRMQIHRSSHSPNTPPPTTVSLIRTLSSNPKPLASLYRGLTPNLIGNATSWASFFFFKNNVERGILYLKSSSSSPSQQNVGGLSPPDFFVASLAAGALTQIITNPIWVLKTRMVSSDAGTKGAYPHMLAGAVELFQTEGIKGFYRGLGVGMLAVSHGAVQFAVYDPLKKMYSAQHKERKEGDMSNEATVVLSTIAKLVAGGITYPLQVLRSRLQGYEAEERFGRGIKGVVRQLWREEGIRGFYRGVMPGVVRVLPATWVTFLVYENVRFYLPRWGS